A stretch of the Dechloromonas sp. TW-R-39-2 genome encodes the following:
- the dapA gene encoding 4-hydroxy-tetrahydrodipicolinate synthase, whose translation MITGSIVAIVTPMHEDGSLDLNSLRNLVDFHVREGTDAIVVVGTTGESPTVNVDEHCELIRVTVDHAAGRIPVIAGTGANSTAEAIELTEFAKKAGADMALSVVPYYNKPTQEGLYRHFKAISEAVELPILLYNVPGRTVADMSNDTILRLAELPGIVGVKDATGNLDRACDLIVRAPKDFALYSGDDMTCVASIMLGFHGNISVTANVAPRLMHEMCVAAAAGDVAKAREIQFKLLGLHRDLFCEANPIPVKWAVQQLGLMPGGIRLPLTTLSEANQPRVLAAMRLAGVPA comes from the coding sequence ATGATTACCGGATCCATTGTCGCCATCGTCACCCCCATGCACGAGGATGGCAGCCTCGATTTGAACTCGCTGCGCAATCTGGTCGATTTTCACGTGCGCGAAGGCACTGATGCCATCGTGGTCGTCGGAACGACAGGTGAGTCGCCGACGGTCAATGTCGATGAGCATTGCGAGTTGATTCGTGTCACGGTCGACCACGCCGCCGGGCGCATTCCCGTGATCGCTGGTACCGGCGCCAATTCGACCGCCGAAGCCATCGAACTGACCGAGTTCGCCAAGAAGGCCGGTGCCGACATGGCGCTGTCTGTCGTGCCCTATTACAACAAGCCGACCCAGGAAGGCCTCTATCGTCACTTCAAGGCGATTTCCGAAGCCGTCGAACTGCCGATCCTGCTTTATAACGTGCCGGGCCGTACGGTGGCCGACATGTCGAATGACACCATCCTGCGCCTGGCTGAGTTGCCGGGTATCGTCGGGGTCAAGGATGCGACCGGCAACCTCGATCGCGCTTGCGACCTGATCGTCCGGGCACCCAAGGATTTCGCCCTCTATAGCGGTGACGACATGACCTGCGTCGCCTCGATCATGCTTGGTTTCCACGGCAATATCTCGGTCACCGCAAACGTTGCGCCGCGCCTGATGCACGAAATGTGTGTTGCTGCCGCGGCGGGTGATGTGGCCAAGGCGCGTGAAATCCAGTTCAAATTGCTCGGCCTGCACCGCGATCTCTTCTGCGAAGCCAATCCGATTCCCGTCAAGTGGGCCGTTCAGCAACTGGGCTTGATGCCCGGTGGCATTCGTCTGCCGCTGACAACCCTGAGTGAAGCCAACCAGCCGCGCGTTCTTGCTGCAATGCGCCTGGCCGGTGTCCCCGCCTGA
- a CDS encoding type II toxin-antitoxin system HicB family antitoxin: MNQPAPYRIKYEVYPEDGMFVARCLDIDITSDGATDAEAVANLREAIQLYFERNAEAMTAQAAEESTDQEVSDD; this comes from the coding sequence GTGAACCAACCTGCCCCCTACAGAATCAAGTACGAGGTTTATCCTGAAGACGGGATGTTTGTTGCTCGTTGTCTGGATATTGATATAACCAGCGACGGGGCGACGGATGCAGAGGCGGTGGCCAACTTGCGTGAGGCGATCCAGCTGTATTTTGAGCGCAATGCCGAAGCCATGACCGCGCAGGCTGCAGAGGAATCGACTGATCAGGAAGTTTCAGACGACTAG
- the tilS gene encoding tRNA lysidine(34) synthetase TilS, whose product MAASRNKRNIDLPARVSQQLAARLAGSESLCVGLSGGCDSVVLLHLLSRQPRQGRLSAIHVHHGLSPNADAWADFCAGLCAQLGIPLQIRPVQVDRTAGLGLEAAARQARYQAFSAIEADCLLLAHHRGDQAETLLFNLLRGTGIVGAAGMQGERQVGSYRLLRPLLGASRAEIERYALAHGLSWVDDESNRDLSLSRNYLRHEVLTVASRHFPAAESALAQAAENFAEAGVLLDELAAADWLAVAEQEDARLDALRLLSGARLKNLLRYRLRCLGWRVPVAARIDEFARQLCSAGPDRHPELRLPDGVMRAGRGRLCWLAEK is encoded by the coding sequence ATGGCCGCTTCAAGGAACAAGCGCAACATTGATTTGCCGGCCCGGGTAAGCCAGCAACTGGCTGCCCGGCTTGCTGGATCGGAAAGCCTGTGTGTCGGGCTTTCCGGCGGTTGCGACTCGGTTGTTTTACTGCACCTTCTGTCGCGCCAGCCCCGTCAGGGGCGTTTGTCAGCCATCCACGTGCATCACGGACTTTCGCCTAATGCCGATGCCTGGGCCGATTTTTGTGCCGGCCTCTGCGCACAACTCGGCATTCCACTGCAGATTCGCCCCGTTCAAGTTGATCGCACTGCTGGGCTCGGGCTTGAAGCGGCTGCGCGACAGGCGCGCTACCAGGCTTTTTCTGCCATCGAGGCAGATTGTCTTTTACTGGCTCATCATCGCGGCGATCAGGCCGAAACCCTGCTGTTCAATCTGTTGCGTGGTACCGGCATCGTCGGTGCGGCCGGGATGCAAGGTGAGCGTCAGGTGGGGAGCTATCGCTTGCTTCGTCCCTTGCTGGGCGCATCGCGTGCCGAGATTGAGCGTTATGCCCTGGCTCATGGGCTGTCCTGGGTCGATGATGAAAGTAATCGTGATCTCTCCTTGAGCCGCAATTATCTGCGGCATGAAGTGTTGACCGTGGCAAGCCGGCACTTCCCGGCCGCAGAGTCCGCTTTGGCGCAAGCGGCAGAAAACTTTGCCGAGGCCGGCGTCTTGCTGGATGAGCTGGCCGCCGCAGATTGGCTGGCCGTGGCTGAGCAGGAGGATGCGCGTCTCGATGCTTTGCGCTTGCTTTCGGGTGCGCGCCTAAAGAATTTGCTGCGTTATCGCCTGCGCTGTCTCGGCTGGCGCGTTCCTGTTGCGGCGCGGATCGATGAATTTGCCCGTCAGCTTTGTTCGGCCGGGCCTGATCGCCATCCTGAATTGCGCTTGCCCGACGGCGTGATGCGCGCCGGTCGTGGGCGTTTGTGCTGGCTCGCCGAAAAATAA
- a CDS encoding acetyl-CoA carboxylase carboxyltransferase subunit alpha, with protein sequence MKTSFLDFEQSIADLEAKIEELRFVQDDSAVDISDEIDRLESKGAQLTKDIYAKLTPWQISQVARHQQRPYTLDYLSLIFTDFEELHGDRAFADDHAIVGGLARFNGQPVMVIGHQKGRDTKEKIYRNFGMPRPEGYRKALRLMKLAEKFGIPVMTFVDTPGAYPGIDAEERGQSEAIGRNLYVMAELKVPVIVTIIGEGGSGGALAIAVGDIVQMLQYSTYSVISPEGCASILWKSAERAPDAAETMGITAQRLKTLGLIDKIVSEPLGGAHRDHAAMAQNLKKALQDALKQLSALSTDELLATRYERLMSYGRFKEQAQH encoded by the coding sequence ATGAAAACAAGTTTCCTCGACTTCGAGCAATCCATTGCCGACCTCGAAGCAAAAATCGAAGAGCTGCGCTTTGTCCAGGATGATTCCGCCGTTGATATCTCCGACGAAATCGATCGGCTGGAGAGCAAAGGCGCTCAATTGACCAAGGATATCTACGCCAAGCTCACGCCCTGGCAGATTTCGCAGGTTGCCCGTCACCAGCAGCGTCCTTACACGCTGGATTACCTGTCGCTGATCTTCACTGATTTTGAAGAGCTGCACGGTGATCGCGCCTTTGCCGACGATCACGCCATCGTTGGTGGTCTGGCCCGCTTCAATGGCCAGCCAGTCATGGTCATCGGGCACCAGAAAGGTCGCGATACCAAGGAAAAGATTTATCGCAATTTCGGCATGCCGCGCCCGGAAGGCTATCGCAAGGCCTTGCGCCTGATGAAGCTGGCCGAGAAATTCGGCATTCCGGTCATGACTTTTGTTGATACGCCGGGTGCCTATCCCGGCATCGATGCCGAAGAGCGTGGTCAGTCGGAAGCCATTGGCCGCAATCTTTATGTGATGGCCGAGTTGAAAGTGCCGGTTATCGTCACCATTATCGGTGAAGGCGGTTCCGGTGGTGCGCTGGCCATCGCAGTCGGCGATATTGTCCAGATGCTGCAGTACTCGACCTACTCGGTAATTTCGCCCGAAGGCTGTGCATCGATTCTCTGGAAAAGCGCCGAACGGGCGCCGGATGCCGCCGAAACAATGGGGATCACGGCGCAGCGCCTGAAAACGCTGGGTCTGATCGACAAGATCGTCAGCGAACCGCTGGGTGGTGCTCATCGCGATCACGCAGCCATGGCGCAGAACCTCAAAAAAGCATTGCAGGATGCGCTCAAGCAGCTTTCCGCATTGTCTACTGACGAGTTGCTGGCCACGCGCTATGAGCGGCTGATGAGTTATGGCCGCTTCAAGGAACAAGCGCAACATTGA
- a CDS encoding EAL domain-containing protein has protein sequence MRWKLVLASVLVEVVMLAMLVWNGLRLMDETLQKQSQVRLQEISVLLNASLGPALASQDYAPIADVFRQSRRSDGIQYFLLTDPQGKVLLADGWDLETPPPPEQPEINLGTQEKRFDTRIPISLSGQTYGQLHFGVSTSFLHEARQHLGRQSLSIAALEILLSIALLSALAIWLTRHLRRLQQASEAVGKGQFNINLNIESNDEVGQLASTFNRMTQKIEQQLKALRYSEARFKSLLHLSTDHYWEQDSNFRFSIPPSGSLNNKFQHVAEWLRGQQRWELKTTLTAEQWAAHRAQLEAHESFRRLEYGLYFPDGSLRYFQVHGEPFFDNAGVFAGYRGTANDITQRKLAEDSLRLSASVFAEAHEGIIITAPNWQIIDLNPMASELTGFGRNELLGQDLRLQYVDDDTRRFQDEIAQTLQEQGHWRGEVTGTRKGGSHFPEQLTASAVRNLAGETTNYIFIFSDSTALKEHQAKLEAMAHYDSLTRLPNRALLADRMQQSLQQAKRMNELLAVAYLDLDGFKPVNDNFGHDAGDALLIEVANRLRSTVRSGDTVARLGGDEFALLLRADDFGECEAALLRVLGALSSEYRIKGQNILISASIGVTLYPNDTSEPDVLLRHADQAMYVAKQAGRNRYHFFDADLDHKMRSEHAQISRIQSALLAEEFVLFYQPKVDMRNGRITGAEALIRWQHPEQGLLPPGEFLPLIDNTETIVTLGDWVIEQALKQMAIWQKMGLTVPISVNIAARQFQAETFVARLKELLSLYRHVPPSWLELEIVETAALDDIIEVSNIIRSCEALGVSFALDDFGTGYSSLTYFKRLPARTLKIDQSFIRDMLADPEDLAIVEGIIGLAKAFQRTVIAEGVETAAHGCRLMQMGCYHAQGYGIARPMPADQLPGWIENFRPDPSWIEQVR, from the coding sequence ATGCGCTGGAAACTCGTGTTGGCGAGCGTGCTCGTCGAAGTCGTCATGCTTGCCATGCTTGTCTGGAACGGCCTGAGGCTGATGGACGAAACCTTGCAAAAACAATCGCAGGTTCGCCTTCAGGAAATTTCCGTACTGCTCAACGCATCACTCGGGCCGGCGCTGGCCAGCCAAGACTATGCGCCGATTGCCGATGTATTCCGTCAGAGTCGGCGGAGCGATGGCATCCAGTATTTTCTGTTGACCGACCCTCAAGGCAAGGTACTGCTCGCCGATGGCTGGGATCTCGAAACACCTCCCCCCCCGGAACAGCCGGAAATCAATCTCGGCACGCAGGAAAAACGCTTTGATACGCGCATTCCTATCAGCCTTTCCGGGCAAACCTACGGCCAGCTGCATTTCGGCGTCTCGACCAGCTTCCTGCATGAAGCCAGGCAGCACCTTGGCCGGCAAAGCCTGAGCATTGCCGCACTCGAAATCCTGCTCTCGATCGCCTTGCTTTCGGCGCTGGCCATCTGGCTGACCCGCCACCTCCGTCGCTTGCAGCAAGCCAGCGAAGCGGTTGGCAAAGGCCAGTTCAACATCAATCTCAATATCGAATCCAACGATGAAGTCGGCCAACTGGCCAGCACTTTCAACCGGATGACCCAGAAAATCGAGCAGCAACTGAAGGCGCTTCGCTACTCGGAAGCCCGGTTCAAAAGCCTGCTTCACCTGTCTACCGACCATTACTGGGAACAGGATAGCAATTTCCGTTTTTCAATCCCTCCCTCGGGTAGCCTGAACAACAAATTCCAGCATGTTGCCGAATGGCTGCGCGGGCAGCAGCGCTGGGAACTCAAGACCACGCTGACCGCAGAACAATGGGCCGCTCACCGAGCACAACTTGAAGCCCACGAATCATTCCGCCGCCTGGAATACGGCCTCTATTTCCCGGACGGTTCATTACGCTACTTCCAGGTCCACGGCGAACCCTTCTTCGATAATGCCGGCGTCTTTGCCGGCTACCGCGGCACGGCCAATGACATCACCCAGCGCAAACTGGCAGAAGACTCATTGCGACTTTCGGCCAGCGTTTTTGCCGAAGCACACGAAGGCATCATCATCACCGCCCCGAACTGGCAGATCATCGATCTGAACCCGATGGCCAGCGAGCTGACCGGATTCGGTCGTAACGAGCTACTCGGTCAGGATTTGCGCCTGCAATATGTTGACGATGACACCCGACGTTTCCAGGATGAGATCGCGCAGACACTGCAGGAGCAAGGTCACTGGCGGGGCGAAGTCACCGGCACACGAAAGGGAGGCAGCCACTTTCCGGAACAGCTCACGGCCAGCGCCGTGCGCAATCTTGCGGGCGAAACCACCAATTACATATTCATTTTCTCCGACAGTACGGCACTCAAGGAGCACCAGGCAAAACTGGAGGCAATGGCGCATTACGACAGCCTGACCCGCCTGCCGAATCGCGCCCTGCTGGCAGACCGGATGCAGCAATCACTGCAGCAGGCCAAGCGAATGAATGAATTACTGGCCGTTGCCTATCTTGACCTCGACGGATTCAAGCCGGTCAATGACAATTTTGGCCACGATGCAGGCGATGCCCTGTTAATCGAGGTAGCCAACCGCTTGCGCAGTACAGTGCGTAGCGGCGATACGGTAGCTCGCCTGGGGGGTGACGAATTCGCACTTTTGTTGCGCGCCGATGATTTTGGCGAATGCGAAGCTGCATTGCTTCGGGTACTCGGGGCGCTTTCCAGTGAATATCGCATCAAGGGCCAGAACATTCTGATCTCGGCCAGTATCGGCGTCACACTCTACCCCAATGACACTTCCGAACCCGATGTCCTGCTACGCCATGCCGACCAGGCAATGTATGTTGCCAAGCAGGCTGGCAGGAACCGTTACCATTTCTTCGATGCCGATCTTGACCACAAGATGCGCTCGGAGCATGCACAAATTTCGCGCATCCAGTCGGCACTTCTGGCCGAAGAATTCGTACTGTTCTACCAACCCAAGGTAGACATGCGGAATGGTCGGATAACGGGCGCAGAAGCACTGATCCGCTGGCAACATCCCGAGCAGGGCTTGCTTCCCCCCGGTGAGTTCCTGCCCTTGATCGACAACACCGAAACGATCGTCACACTGGGCGACTGGGTGATTGAACAAGCCCTCAAACAAATGGCGATTTGGCAAAAGATGGGGCTCACGGTCCCGATCAGCGTCAATATTGCTGCCCGACAATTCCAGGCAGAAACGTTTGTTGCCCGCCTCAAGGAACTGCTCAGCCTTTACCGTCACGTCCCTCCCTCCTGGCTGGAACTGGAAATTGTCGAAACAGCCGCGCTGGATGACATCATCGAAGTCAGCAACATCATTCGAAGCTGCGAGGCGCTCGGCGTTTCCTTTGCACTCGACGATTTCGGCACAGGTTACTCATCGCTGACCTATTTCAAGCGCCTGCCGGCACGAACCCTCAAGATCGACCAATCGTTCATTCGCGACATGCTGGCCGACCCGGAAGATCTGGCCATTGTCGAAGGCATCATCGGTTTAGCCAAAGCCTTCCAGCGTACGGTCATCGCAGAAGGCGTTGAAACTGCGGCACACGGTTGCCGCCTCATGCAAATGGGCTGCTACCACGCCCAAGGCTACGGTATCGCCCGCCCCATGCCTGCCGACCAATTACCGGGCTGGATTGAAAACTTCAGGCCAGACCCATCATGGATCGAACAGGTACGCTGA
- a CDS encoding patatin-like phospholipase family protein codes for MDRTGTLTRNRTALILTGGGARAAYQAGFLLAVAKLSSNRRHNPFPILCGTSAGAINAAGIACLADNFGKAASRLANIWRNMHAGDIYRADPLGIGASGARWLSMLAFGWIVQNPPRSLLDNAPLRELLSRHLDFKGIDRAIAKGALHAVSISASGYESGESISFFQAHPSAEPWERIQRHGLRAELGVEHLLASSAIPFIFPATRIHREYFGDGSMRQLAPISPAIHLGAERILVVGAGRKNEHQERRHVETHPSLAQIAGHALSSIFLDGLAVDIERMQRINNTLSKIPADVRETAGISLRPIKTLVISPSERLDRIAAEHATALPWAVKALLTGIGAMNRRGGALTSYLLFEKPYTRALIDLGYADTMARSTEVGDFLEL; via the coding sequence ATGGATCGAACAGGTACGCTGACCAGAAACAGGACCGCCCTCATTTTAACCGGCGGCGGCGCCCGAGCTGCCTATCAGGCCGGCTTCCTGCTCGCAGTCGCAAAACTGTCGAGCAACCGGCGACACAATCCTTTTCCCATTCTTTGCGGAACATCGGCAGGAGCAATCAACGCGGCAGGGATTGCCTGCCTGGCTGACAATTTCGGCAAAGCGGCCTCACGGCTCGCCAACATCTGGCGCAACATGCATGCCGGCGACATTTATCGAGCCGACCCTCTCGGGATTGGAGCTTCGGGAGCGCGCTGGTTATCCATGCTCGCCTTTGGCTGGATCGTTCAAAACCCGCCACGTTCGCTGCTCGACAACGCCCCCCTCCGGGAACTGCTGAGCCGACACCTCGATTTCAAGGGAATCGACCGAGCCATCGCCAAAGGAGCCCTCCACGCCGTCAGCATCTCGGCCTCCGGCTACGAGTCAGGCGAAAGCATCAGCTTTTTTCAGGCGCACCCTTCGGCCGAGCCTTGGGAACGAATCCAGCGACACGGATTACGCGCAGAACTAGGCGTCGAGCATCTTCTTGCATCCAGTGCCATCCCTTTCATTTTCCCTGCTACACGCATTCACCGGGAGTATTTCGGTGACGGCTCGATGCGCCAACTAGCGCCCATCTCCCCCGCAATCCATCTTGGTGCAGAACGTATTCTGGTCGTTGGTGCCGGAAGAAAAAACGAACATCAGGAGCGACGCCACGTTGAAACGCACCCCTCGCTCGCCCAAATTGCCGGCCATGCTCTTTCCAGCATTTTCCTGGATGGATTGGCCGTTGATATTGAGCGTATGCAGCGAATCAACAATACCCTGTCGAAAATTCCGGCCGATGTCCGCGAAACGGCAGGGATCAGCCTGCGCCCGATCAAGACCTTGGTGATCTCACCCTCAGAACGGCTTGACCGGATTGCCGCCGAACATGCAACGGCACTCCCGTGGGCCGTCAAAGCCCTGCTGACCGGTATCGGGGCAATGAACCGACGTGGCGGAGCCCTAACCAGCTACCTGCTATTTGAGAAGCCTTATACACGAGCGTTGATCGACCTGGGATACGCCGACACCATGGCCCGCAGTACGGAAGTCGGCGATTTTCTGGAGCTCTGA
- a CDS encoding Bax inhibitor-1/YccA family protein, which produces MTTNFQIAGQGSPELALQQNRVLRNTYMLLALSMAPTVLGALIGVQMKFSFMAGSPLISFLLFMGIAFGFMWGIEKNKDSALGVGLLLGFTFFMGLMLSRILQVALGFTNGGSMIALAAGGTGAIFFTMASIATVSKRDFSSMGKFLFIGMIVVLLAGIANIFFQIPALSLTISAAVVLIFSAYILYDISRIVQGGETNYVSATLAVYLDIYNVFVSLLQLIMAFTGERD; this is translated from the coding sequence ATGACCACCAACTTCCAGATCGCCGGACAGGGTTCTCCAGAGCTTGCGTTGCAGCAAAATCGCGTGCTGCGCAACACCTACATGCTGCTGGCCCTTTCCATGGCACCGACCGTTCTCGGCGCCTTGATCGGTGTTCAAATGAAGTTCAGTTTCATGGCGGGTAGCCCCCTGATCTCTTTCCTGCTGTTCATGGGCATCGCTTTTGGCTTCATGTGGGGCATCGAAAAGAACAAGGATAGCGCCCTGGGGGTCGGGCTGCTGCTTGGCTTCACTTTCTTCATGGGCCTGATGCTGTCACGCATTCTTCAGGTTGCCCTTGGCTTTACCAATGGTGGCTCGATGATTGCCTTGGCAGCAGGTGGAACCGGTGCGATCTTCTTTACCATGGCCAGCATTGCAACAGTCAGCAAGCGCGACTTCAGCAGCATGGGGAAATTCCTCTTCATCGGCATGATCGTTGTCCTGCTGGCGGGAATCGCCAATATTTTCTTTCAGATTCCTGCGCTCTCCCTGACCATTTCCGCGGCTGTCGTACTCATTTTCTCGGCTTATATCCTGTATGACATCAGCCGTATCGTTCAAGGCGGCGAAACCAACTATGTCAGCGCAACGCTTGCGGTCTACCTTGATATTTACAACGTTTTCGTCAGCCTGCTCCAACTGATCATGGCATTCACCGGCGAACGTGACTGA
- the rlmD gene encoding 23S rRNA (uracil(1939)-C(5))-methyltransferase RlmD, whose protein sequence is MPVGVIESLDHEARGIARQDGKTVFVDGALPGETVEYASFRRKPSYELAHLVKILKPSNARVEPLCPHFGVCGGCVMQHMEPAAQVAAKQRVLEDSLWRIGRVRPESMLPPIHGAPWGYRHRARLGVRKIDAEKGVMIGFHEWRSSYIADIKQCSVLRPDVSRLLLPLRELFASLSVVDRLQQLEISVGEHCVALLLRILAPLNSNDQRLLREFADFHQVVFYLQPKGPDSITRFYPTAGPRLSYTLPEFDLEFDFLPTDFTQVNHAVNQVMVRRALRLLDPQPGERIADMFCGLGNFTLPIARSGAHVLGVEGSQGLVKRGRESARINGLADRVEFGVANLFECTEKTIRAFGAFDKMLIDPPREGAIELVRSLGECKPARIVYVSCHPGTLARDAAVLVNTHGYRFVTAGAVNMFPHTAHVESIAVFEQP, encoded by the coding sequence GTGCCAGTCGGAGTTATCGAATCCCTGGATCATGAGGCAAGAGGCATTGCTCGCCAGGACGGCAAGACGGTGTTCGTCGATGGGGCTTTGCCCGGCGAAACGGTTGAATATGCAAGTTTTCGCAGAAAACCAAGCTATGAGCTGGCTCACTTGGTCAAAATTCTCAAGCCATCAAATGCTCGTGTCGAACCGTTGTGTCCGCATTTTGGCGTATGTGGCGGCTGCGTGATGCAACACATGGAGCCGGCGGCTCAGGTTGCTGCCAAACAACGTGTGCTTGAGGACAGTTTGTGGCGCATTGGTCGTGTTCGTCCGGAGTCGATGTTGCCACCAATTCACGGAGCACCGTGGGGCTATCGGCACCGGGCGCGGTTGGGGGTGCGGAAAATCGACGCCGAGAAGGGTGTCATGATCGGCTTCCATGAATGGCGCAGCAGCTACATTGCCGATATCAAGCAATGTTCTGTTTTGCGTCCCGATGTGTCCCGCTTGCTTTTGCCGCTACGCGAGTTGTTTGCTTCGCTTTCGGTGGTGGATCGTTTGCAGCAACTGGAAATCTCCGTTGGCGAGCATTGTGTCGCCCTGTTGCTGAGAATACTTGCGCCGCTTAACAGTAACGATCAGCGCTTGCTGCGTGAGTTTGCTGATTTCCATCAGGTTGTTTTTTATCTGCAACCGAAGGGGCCGGACAGTATTACTCGTTTTTATCCGACTGCCGGCCCTCGGTTGTCCTACACCTTGCCTGAATTTGATCTTGAATTCGATTTTTTGCCCACCGATTTTACGCAAGTAAATCATGCGGTAAATCAGGTAATGGTGCGCCGGGCTTTACGTTTGCTTGATCCGCAGCCCGGTGAGCGGATTGCCGATATGTTCTGCGGGCTGGGTAACTTTACGCTTCCGATTGCGCGTTCCGGCGCCCATGTTCTTGGTGTCGAAGGGAGCCAGGGGCTGGTCAAGCGCGGGCGTGAAAGCGCCCGGATCAACGGATTGGCTGACCGGGTTGAGTTTGGTGTGGCCAATCTGTTTGAATGCACCGAGAAAACGATCAGAGCATTTGGCGCTTTCGACAAAATGCTGATTGATCCGCCGCGTGAAGGTGCCATTGAGCTGGTCCGGTCACTGGGTGAGTGCAAGCCGGCGCGTATCGTCTATGTCTCTTGCCATCCAGGAACACTGGCACGCGATGCCGCGGTCTTGGTGAATACCCACGGTTATCGATTCGTCACAGCCGGGGCGGTCAATATGTTTCCCCATACTGCGCACGTTGAGTCAATCGCTGTTTTTGAGCAGCCATAA
- the bamC gene encoding outer membrane protein assembly factor BamC, protein MNRRLSSLTLSLLAISLAGCSLIPDSRKIDYKSAGKAPTLEVPPDLSQIARDDRFLVPDAAGKGSATFSAYSADRTPGAQAQNSAILPQVDKVRVERSGNQRWLVVAVPADKLWDTVKDFWQETGFIIKTERPDAGVMETDWAENRAKIGDDIIRRTLGSFLDSLYSTGERDKFRTRLEPGAEPGTTDVFISHRGMEEVYTSSSKEDTRWQPRAADAELEAEMLRRLMVRLGSEEKRAEALVAVTKAEPRAKLAAKDDGSGTLEVYERFDRAWRRVGLALDRVGFTVEDRDRSRGLYFVRYVDPEVDNTKKDPGFLSKLAFWKSSEPVASSKVQYRIHVSDDGSSRSGVQVLSAEGGADRSETSKRILALLLQQLQ, encoded by the coding sequence ATGAATCGTCGGCTTTCCAGCCTTACCCTTTCCCTGCTGGCTATTTCGCTGGCTGGGTGCAGTTTGATTCCTGATTCTCGCAAGATCGACTACAAGTCGGCAGGCAAAGCGCCTACGCTTGAAGTGCCTCCGGATCTGTCGCAGATTGCCAGGGACGACCGTTTTCTGGTGCCCGATGCAGCAGGCAAGGGGAGCGCTACTTTCTCGGCCTACAGCGCAGACCGGACTCCCGGTGCTCAGGCACAGAATTCGGCTATTTTGCCTCAGGTTGATAAGGTGCGTGTCGAGCGCTCTGGCAACCAGCGCTGGCTGGTCGTTGCTGTGCCAGCCGACAAGCTGTGGGATACGGTTAAGGATTTTTGGCAGGAAACCGGCTTCATCATCAAGACCGAGCGTCCTGATGCGGGGGTGATGGAAACCGATTGGGCTGAAAATCGGGCCAAGATTGGCGACGATATCATTCGGCGGACGCTGGGTAGTTTCCTGGACTCGCTTTATTCGACCGGCGAACGTGACAAGTTCCGTACTCGCCTGGAGCCGGGCGCCGAGCCTGGAACGACCGATGTATTCATCAGCCATCGCGGCATGGAGGAGGTCTATACCTCGTCCTCCAAAGAGGATACACGTTGGCAGCCGCGTGCTGCCGATGCTGAGCTTGAAGCGGAGATGTTGCGTCGCCTGATGGTTCGCCTGGGCTCTGAAGAAAAACGCGCCGAAGCGCTGGTTGCAGTTACAAAAGCTGAGCCTCGGGCCAAGTTGGCTGCAAAGGACGATGGTTCAGGTACTCTCGAAGTGTATGAACGCTTTGACCGTGCTTGGCGTCGTGTTGGCCTGGCGCTTGATCGCGTTGGCTTTACGGTTGAGGATCGTGACCGGTCGCGAGGGCTTTACTTCGTTCGTTACGTTGATCCCGAGGTGGATAACACCAAGAAGGATCCTGGCTTCCTGTCGAAGCTTGCCTTTTGGAAAAGCTCGGAGCCGGTTGCCAGTTCAAAGGTGCAATATCGTATCCACGTCAGTGATGATGGAAGCAGTAGGAGCGGCGTCCAGGTTCTCTCGGCGGAAGGCGGAGCTGATCGTTCTGAAACATCGAAGCGGATTTTGGCCTTGCTTTTGCAGCAGCTGCAATAA